One uncultured Hyphomonas sp. genomic region harbors:
- the rpoB gene encoding DNA-directed RNA polymerase subunit beta has translation MALSFTEKKRIRKSFGRIPEAIEMPNLIEVQRESYEHFLQMHTPSQERTDDGLGGVFKSVFPITDFSERATLEYVSYEFEQPKFDVEECMQRDLTFQAPLKVRLQLVVFDVDEDTGARSVKEVKEQECYLGDIPLMTEKGTFVVNGTERVIVSQMHRSPGVFFDHDKGKTHASGKLLFAARIIPYRGSWLDFEFDAKDILNIRIDRKRKLPATTILYALGYDTESILDLFYTHSIYRMDKKGWITGFRADAWKGVKPEFDLVDAKSKKVIAEAGKKITALKARRIAEGGTDEILVPSEALVGKFLARDVVNLETGEIFGEAGDVLEDEIIAEMREYGLKTIEVLDIDSSGRGPWLRNTLKADKNETRFEALSDIYRVMRPGEPPTQEAAEALFGQLFFDPERYDLSAVGRVKMNMRLGVGVEGYESAPDDMRVLRNDDIIGVMKVILDLKDGKGEVDDIDNLGNRRVRSVGELMENNYRIGLVRMERAIKERMGSVDIDTVMPHDLINAKPVVAAVREFFGSSQLSQFMDQTNPLSEITHKRRLSALGPGGLTRERAGFEVRDVHPTHYGRICPIETPEGPNIGLINSLATHARVNKYGFIESPYRKVVNGKQTDEVVYLSAMEESIYSIAQANAEVNENGELANEFVNARVAGEATMVPKDDIQYMDVSPKQVVSVAAALIPYLENDDANRALMGSNMQRQAVPLVKSEAPFVGTGMEAVVARDSRAAIVARRAGVVEQVDALRIVVRATDEIDQGKSGVDIYRLAKFRRSNQNSCINQRPIVKVGDVVEKNDIIADGPSTDLGELALGRNVLVAFMPWNGYNFEDSILISERIVRDDVFTSIHIEEFEVAARDTKLGPEEITRDIPNVGEEALRNLDEAGIVAVGAEVKAGDILVGKVTPKGESPMTPEEKLLRAIFGEKASDVRDTSLRVPPGDAGTVVDVRIFNRHGIDKDQRALQIEREQIEKLQEDKEDEQAILERNIYTRLEDFLVGKEAAAGPKGFKPGRVTAEALGELTHKQWWDVALKSEKAQSELDAMQEQFDSSMRELDARFNDKVEKVQRGDDLPPGVMKVVKVFLAVKRKLQPGDKMAGRHGNKGVISKINPLEDMPFLEDGTPVDIVLNPLGVPSRMNVGQILETHTGWACRGLGRIIDNAVDEFHQKNDVKALKAALETAYGKGQELPETDGEIIELASNLRNGVPIATPVFDGAREGDINELLERAGLDSSGQVRLFDGRTGEAFTRPVTVGYKYLLKLHHLVDEKIHARSTGPYSLVTQQPLGGKAQFGGQRFGEMEVWALEAYGAAYTLQEMLTVKSDDTAGRAKVYEAIVRGDDTFEAGIPESFNVLVKEMRSLGLNVELIEEDGSNGEDEPATDSESVPAE, from the coding sequence ATGGCACTCTCCTTCACGGAAAAGAAACGTATCCGCAAATCCTTCGGGCGCATTCCCGAAGCCATCGAAATGCCAAACCTGATCGAGGTTCAGCGCGAATCTTACGAGCACTTCCTTCAGATGCACACGCCGTCGCAAGAGCGTACGGATGATGGCCTGGGCGGTGTTTTTAAGTCCGTTTTCCCGATCACTGACTTCTCCGAGCGGGCGACGCTCGAATATGTATCCTACGAGTTCGAACAGCCGAAGTTCGACGTTGAAGAGTGCATGCAGCGCGACCTGACCTTCCAGGCTCCCCTGAAGGTCCGTCTGCAGCTCGTGGTCTTCGATGTCGATGAAGACACCGGCGCGCGCTCGGTCAAGGAAGTCAAAGAGCAGGAATGCTATCTCGGCGACATCCCGCTGATGACCGAGAAGGGCACCTTTGTCGTTAACGGCACCGAGCGTGTGATCGTCTCCCAGATGCACCGCTCACCGGGCGTGTTCTTCGATCACGACAAGGGCAAGACCCATGCGTCCGGCAAGCTGCTGTTCGCGGCCCGCATCATTCCTTACCGCGGCTCGTGGCTCGACTTCGAGTTCGATGCCAAGGACATCCTGAACATCCGGATCGACCGCAAGCGCAAGCTGCCGGCGACGACGATCCTCTACGCGCTCGGCTACGACACCGAGTCGATCCTCGACCTGTTCTACACCCACTCCATCTACCGGATGGACAAGAAGGGCTGGATCACCGGTTTCCGCGCCGACGCCTGGAAAGGCGTGAAGCCGGAATTCGACCTGGTCGACGCAAAGTCCAAGAAAGTGATCGCCGAAGCCGGCAAGAAGATCACCGCGCTGAAAGCCCGGCGTATTGCGGAAGGCGGTACGGATGAGATCCTCGTGCCCTCCGAAGCCCTCGTCGGCAAATTTCTGGCGCGCGACGTCGTCAACCTGGAAACCGGTGAGATCTTCGGTGAAGCCGGCGACGTGCTGGAAGACGAGATCATCGCGGAAATGCGCGAATATGGTCTCAAGACCATCGAAGTGCTGGACATCGACAGCTCCGGCCGTGGCCCGTGGCTGCGCAACACGCTGAAGGCCGACAAGAACGAAACCCGTTTCGAAGCCCTGTCCGACATCTACCGCGTGATGCGCCCGGGCGAGCCGCCGACCCAGGAGGCCGCTGAGGCCCTGTTCGGCCAGCTCTTCTTCGATCCGGAACGTTACGATCTCTCGGCTGTTGGCCGGGTGAAAATGAACATGCGCCTCGGCGTCGGCGTGGAAGGCTATGAATCCGCCCCCGACGACATGCGCGTGCTTCGCAACGACGACATTATCGGCGTCATGAAGGTCATCCTCGACCTGAAAGACGGCAAGGGCGAAGTCGACGACATCGACAACCTCGGCAACCGCCGCGTCCGTTCGGTCGGCGAGCTGATGGAAAACAACTACCGCATCGGTCTCGTGCGCATGGAGCGTGCGATCAAGGAGCGTATGGGGTCGGTCGACATCGACACGGTCATGCCGCACGACCTGATCAACGCGAAACCGGTTGTTGCGGCTGTGCGTGAATTCTTCGGCTCCTCGCAGCTGTCGCAGTTCATGGACCAGACCAACCCGCTGTCCGAGATCACCCACAAGCGCCGTCTTTCGGCACTTGGCCCGGGCGGTCTGACCCGCGAACGGGCTGGCTTCGAGGTGCGCGACGTGCACCCGACCCACTATGGCCGTATCTGCCCGATTGAGACGCCGGAAGGCCCGAACATCGGTCTGATCAACTCGCTGGCCACCCACGCCCGCGTGAACAAGTACGGCTTCATCGAAAGCCCGTATCGTAAAGTGGTCAATGGCAAGCAGACCGACGAAGTCGTGTACCTGTCGGCCATGGAAGAAAGCATCTACTCGATCGCCCAGGCCAACGCCGAAGTGAATGAGAATGGTGAGCTGGCCAATGAATTCGTCAACGCCCGTGTGGCCGGCGAAGCGACCATGGTGCCGAAGGATGACATCCAGTACATGGACGTCTCGCCGAAGCAGGTTGTTTCGGTTGCTGCGGCGCTGATCCCGTACCTCGAAAACGACGACGCAAACCGCGCTCTCATGGGCTCGAACATGCAACGTCAGGCCGTTCCGCTCGTGAAGTCGGAAGCGCCGTTCGTCGGAACCGGGATGGAAGCTGTTGTGGCCCGCGATTCCCGCGCTGCCATCGTTGCCCGCCGGGCAGGGGTGGTCGAGCAGGTCGATGCGCTGCGCATCGTGGTCCGCGCGACGGACGAGATCGACCAGGGCAAATCCGGTGTCGACATCTACCGTCTCGCCAAGTTCCGCCGTTCGAACCAGAACTCGTGCATCAACCAGCGCCCGATCGTCAAAGTGGGCGATGTAGTCGAGAAGAACGACATCATCGCTGACGGTCCGTCTACGGATCTTGGTGAGCTGGCGCTCGGCCGCAACGTGCTCGTCGCGTTCATGCCGTGGAACGGCTACAACTTCGAAGACTCCATCCTGATCTCCGAGCGCATCGTGCGTGACGACGTCTTCACCTCGATCCACATCGAGGAATTCGAAGTCGCCGCCCGCGACACGAAGCTGGGCCCGGAAGAGATCACCCGTGACATCCCGAACGTCGGTGAGGAAGCGCTGCGCAACCTCGACGAAGCCGGCATCGTGGCCGTGGGTGCCGAAGTGAAGGCTGGCGATATCCTCGTCGGTAAGGTCACGCCGAAGGGCGAGAGCCCGATGACGCCGGAAGAGAAACTCCTCCGCGCCATCTTCGGTGAGAAAGCTTCCGACGTCCGCGACACCTCCCTGCGTGTGCCTCCGGGCGATGCCGGTACGGTCGTCGATGTCCGCATCTTCAACCGCCACGGTATCGACAAGGACCAGCGTGCCCTTCAGATCGAGCGTGAGCAGATCGAGAAGCTGCAAGAGGACAAGGAAGACGAGCAGGCCATCCTGGAGCGGAACATCTATACCCGCCTCGAAGATTTCCTGGTCGGCAAGGAAGCCGCTGCGGGGCCGAAAGGCTTCAAGCCGGGGCGTGTCACCGCAGAAGCGCTTGGCGAACTGACCCACAAGCAGTGGTGGGATGTCGCCCTGAAGTCCGAGAAGGCGCAATCCGAACTCGACGCGATGCAGGAGCAGTTCGATTCCTCGATGCGTGAGCTCGATGCCCGCTTCAATGACAAGGTCGAGAAGGTCCAGCGCGGCGACGATCTGCCTCCAGGAGTGATGAAAGTCGTCAAGGTCTTCCTGGCCGTGAAGCGCAAGCTGCAGCCGGGCGACAAGATGGCCGGCCGTCACGGGAACAAGGGGGTTATCTCCAAGATCAACCCGCTCGAAGACATGCCGTTCCTCGAAGATGGTACGCCGGTCGACATCGTGCTGAACCCGCTGGGCGTTCCGTCGCGTATGAACGTCGGTCAGATCCTCGAGACCCACACAGGCTGGGCCTGCCGCGGTCTTGGCCGGATCATCGACAATGCGGTCGACGAGTTCCACCAGAAGAACGACGTGAAGGCGCTGAAGGCGGCGCTGGAAACGGCTTATGGCAAAGGCCAGGAGCTGCCGGAAACCGATGGCGAGATCATCGAGCTGGCATCCAACCTGCGCAATGGTGTGCCGATCGCAACGCCGGTCTTCGATGGTGCCCGCGAAGGCGACATCAACGAGTTGCTGGAGCGTGCCGGTCTGGACTCCTCCGGTCAGGTGCGTCTGTTCGACGGCCGTACCGGCGAGGCGTTCACCCGCCCGGTCACCGTGGGCTACAAGTATCTCCTCAAGCTCCACCACCTGGTGGACGAGAAGATCCACGCCCGTTCGACCGGTCCGTACTCGCTCGTCACGCAGCAGCCGCTGGGCGGTAAGGCCCAGTTCGGCGGCCAGCGCTTCGGTGAGATGGAGGTCTGGGCTCTGGAAGCTTACGGCGCCGCATACACGCTGCAGGAAATGCTGACGGTGAAGTCCGACGACACCGCCGGCCGTGCGAAGGTCTACGAGGCCATCGTCCGCGGCGACGACACGTTCGAGGCCGGTATCCCGGAATCGTTCAACGTGCTCGTCAAAGAGATGCGTTCGCTGGGCCTCAACGTCGAGCTGATCGAGGAAGACGGCAGCAATGGCGAAGACGAACCCGCCACCGACAGCGAGTCGGTGCCCGCCGAGTAG
- the rplL gene encoding 50S ribosomal protein L7/L12 translates to MADLEKIAEDLSALTVLEAAELATLLEEKWGVSAAAPVAVAAVAGGDAGGAAAAEEKDEFDVILAEAGGKKIEVIKLVREVVPSLGLKEAKELVEGAPKPIKEGAPKAEAEEIKKKFEAAGAKVELK, encoded by the coding sequence ATGGCAGACCTTGAAAAAATTGCCGAAGACCTTTCGGCCCTCACCGTGCTCGAAGCCGCTGAACTCGCAACCCTTCTCGAAGAGAAGTGGGGCGTGTCCGCTGCTGCTCCGGTCGCAGTCGCAGCTGTCGCCGGTGGCGATGCCGGCGGTGCAGCCGCTGCTGAAGAGAAAGACGAATTCGACGTCATCCTGGCAGAAGCCGGTGGCAAGAAAATCGAAGTCATCAAACTCGTCCGCGAAGTCGTTCCGTCGCTCGGCCTGAAAGAGGCCAAAGAGCTGGTGGAAGGCGCACCGAAGCCGATCAAGGAAGGTGCTCCGAAGGCTGAAGCCGAAGAGATCAAGAAGAAGTTCGAAGCAGCTGGCGCCAAAGTCGAGCTCAAGTAA
- the rplJ gene encoding 50S ribosomal protein L10 yields the protein MDKAGKSAALESLKGVFEESGAVVVTHYTGLSVAEMTKLRGMLRKDGAQLKVVKNTLAQIALDGKGGDEAKDMFQGPVAIAFSPDPVSAAKATDEFSKENSKLVIIGAVMGDQVLDAKGVEALAKLPSLDQLRGKLIGLIQAPATKVAGVLQAPAGQLARVVSAYANKDAA from the coding sequence ATGGATAAAGCTGGAAAAAGTGCGGCTCTGGAATCCCTGAAAGGGGTTTTCGAAGAGTCCGGTGCGGTCGTTGTGACCCACTATACCGGTCTGTCTGTTGCGGAAATGACGAAGCTGCGTGGCATGCTCCGCAAGGACGGTGCGCAGCTGAAGGTGGTCAAGAATACCCTGGCGCAGATCGCGCTTGACGGTAAGGGCGGTGACGAAGCCAAGGACATGTTCCAGGGCCCGGTTGCCATTGCCTTCTCACCTGACCCGGTTTCGGCCGCGAAAGCGACCGACGAGTTCTCGAAGGAAAATTCGAAGCTCGTGATCATCGGGGCAGTGATGGGTGACCAGGTCCTCGACGCCAAAGGTGTCGAAGCTCTGGCGAAACTCCCGTCGCTCGACCAGCTTCGTGGCAAGCTCATCGGCCTTATCCAGGCTCCGGCAACGAAAGTTGCGGGCGTCCTGCAGGCCCCGGCTGGCCAACTCGCTCGTGTGGTATCGGCCTACGCCAACAAAGACGCAGCCTGA
- a CDS encoding winged helix-turn-helix domain-containing protein → MADTFGSDTETGQERSDFRLGALLIEPDQNSVSNGAQRHRLEPKVMQVLCVLAARPGEVISRQELIDQVWGVEHGADESLTRAVSLLRSVLNTDKDLHSVIETIPKRGYRLAAEVGEVQAPLADPEPPAPVEEEAVPFVREPWRRDTDISPIRYVSALVVLAIIMLWTGVMIGRSSSSAVAVPEKSIAVLPFENLSGNSEQDYFSRGLSEEIRTLLTQLDELKVAGRAPPSVGTADGMDAQTLGKKLRVSHVLTGSIRSDQDRIKVSAELIDTESGYQVWSHGYDRLLSAQSLFDLQKDIATDVAGALSVSLNVQEPNRILGSDTHSLEAYNYYLSARETDVFGMGDRSEMIALLHKALELDPDYGAARVMLAMNTGAQAWNASTPAEAEAFLARGRAMAEEAVRLNPDLAQAYTALANFEGLAGDWLEAGRNNRMALERSPNLRVLHDQTIFLMRTGRVEEALSIAQRGQSADPLNPDRAATLAMAYALLGRHEAAEASLEHYWTLQLPPGEWDTYAWTIEMQAPQTVESLMALCQRLVRSDPSLRPLLAPVIDALPDTEAALGAVEAQFESGAGAHPNRFEILAALAAQLGDPDLALRIWRHELEGTRLRLMRIWGPVYADMRRLPGFADLMTRIGLPPYWREFGWPDRCRPAGASDFDCF, encoded by the coding sequence ATGGCAGACACGTTCGGATCAGACACGGAGACAGGGCAGGAGCGATCAGACTTCCGCCTTGGCGCCCTGTTGATCGAACCTGACCAGAACAGTGTTTCCAATGGCGCCCAGCGCCACAGGCTTGAGCCGAAGGTCATGCAAGTGCTCTGCGTTCTGGCCGCGCGGCCGGGTGAGGTCATCTCGCGGCAGGAACTGATCGATCAGGTCTGGGGCGTGGAGCATGGCGCGGACGAAAGCCTGACGCGCGCCGTGTCTCTTCTGCGGAGCGTGCTGAACACCGACAAGGACCTGCATTCGGTCATCGAGACCATACCGAAGCGTGGCTACAGGCTGGCGGCCGAGGTCGGAGAGGTTCAGGCGCCCCTTGCAGACCCGGAACCGCCAGCGCCTGTGGAAGAAGAGGCCGTGCCCTTCGTCCGCGAGCCGTGGCGCCGCGATACGGACATCAGCCCCATCCGCTATGTTTCGGCGCTGGTCGTCCTTGCCATCATCATGCTCTGGACCGGCGTCATGATCGGGCGCTCTTCAAGCAGCGCAGTGGCGGTGCCGGAAAAGTCGATTGCGGTGTTGCCGTTCGAAAACCTGAGCGGAAATTCGGAGCAGGACTATTTCTCACGCGGCTTGTCGGAGGAGATCCGCACGCTTCTGACACAGCTGGATGAGCTGAAGGTTGCCGGCCGTGCGCCGCCTTCGGTCGGAACGGCTGACGGTATGGACGCGCAAACGCTCGGCAAGAAGCTGAGGGTCTCCCACGTCCTGACCGGCAGCATCCGGTCGGATCAGGATCGCATCAAGGTATCGGCGGAGCTGATCGACACCGAAAGCGGCTATCAGGTCTGGTCGCACGGCTATGACCGGCTGCTGAGTGCGCAGAGCCTGTTCGACTTGCAGAAGGACATCGCCACCGACGTGGCCGGGGCGCTGAGCGTGTCATTGAATGTGCAGGAACCCAACCGGATCCTTGGCTCGGATACACACAGCCTCGAAGCCTATAATTATTATCTCAGCGCGCGGGAGACGGATGTCTTCGGCATGGGCGACCGCAGCGAAATGATCGCATTGCTTCACAAGGCGCTCGAGCTGGATCCGGACTATGGGGCGGCCCGGGTGATGCTGGCCATGAATACGGGCGCGCAGGCCTGGAACGCCTCTACACCTGCGGAAGCGGAAGCCTTCCTGGCGCGGGGCCGGGCCATGGCGGAAGAGGCGGTCCGTCTCAATCCGGATCTGGCGCAGGCCTATACGGCGCTGGCCAATTTCGAGGGGCTGGCCGGGGACTGGCTGGAGGCAGGCCGGAACAACCGTATGGCGCTGGAGCGCTCTCCCAATCTGCGCGTGCTGCATGATCAGACGATTTTCCTGATGCGCACCGGCCGGGTGGAGGAAGCCCTCAGTATTGCGCAGCGCGGTCAGTCAGCCGACCCGCTGAACCCGGATCGCGCGGCGACCCTTGCCATGGCCTATGCGTTGCTCGGACGGCACGAAGCGGCCGAGGCATCGCTGGAACATTACTGGACACTGCAGCTGCCACCGGGAGAATGGGACACCTATGCCTGGACGATTGAAATGCAGGCGCCGCAGACGGTGGAAAGCCTGATGGCGCTTTGCCAGCGCCTGGTCCGGAGCGATCCGTCATTGCGTCCGCTGCTGGCACCGGTCATCGATGCGTTGCCGGATACGGAGGCTGCACTCGGCGCGGTCGAGGCGCAGTTTGAAAGCGGGGCGGGGGCTCACCCCAACCGGTTCGAGATTCTCGCCGCTCTGGCCGCGCAGCTCGGAGACCCGGACCTGGCCCTGCGGATCTGGCGGCATGAGCTGGAAGGGACACGCCTCAGGCTGATGCGTATCTGGGGACCGGTCTATGCCGATATGCGGCGGCTTCCCGGATTTGCCGATCTGATGACCCGGATCGGACTGCCGCCATACTGGCGCGAATTCGGCTGGCCGGACAGGTGCCGGCCGGCGGGGGCGTCGGACTTCGACTGTTTCTGA
- the rplA gene encoding 50S ribosomal protein L1, whose translation MAKAGKRARAIAESVDANKAYTVSDAVALVKSNAKAKFDETVEIAVNLGVDPKYADQMVRGVVNLPAGTGKDVRVAVFAKDAKAEEATAAGADFVGAEDLMEKIQGGFMDFDRVIASPDMMAVVGRLGKVLGPRGLMPNPKVGTVTPNVAQAVKDAKSGSVEFRVEKAGIVHAGIGKASFAEGDIEKNVNAFLDALVKARPSGAKGTFVKKISLSSTMGAGVMIDTAELSQ comes from the coding sequence ATGGCGAAAGCAGGAAAGCGCGCACGCGCAATTGCAGAATCCGTTGACGCAAACAAAGCCTACACCGTCTCTGACGCTGTGGCGCTGGTGAAGTCGAACGCAAAAGCCAAATTCGACGAGACCGTCGAAATCGCCGTGAACCTCGGCGTTGACCCGAAATACGCTGACCAGATGGTCCGCGGCGTGGTCAATCTGCCGGCCGGCACGGGCAAGGACGTCCGCGTCGCCGTGTTCGCGAAAGACGCGAAAGCCGAAGAAGCCACCGCAGCCGGCGCCGATTTCGTTGGCGCTGAAGACCTGATGGAAAAAATCCAGGGCGGCTTCATGGACTTCGACCGTGTCATCGCATCGCCGGACATGATGGCCGTTGTCGGCCGTCTCGGTAAGGTGCTCGGCCCGCGCGGCCTGATGCCGAACCCGAAAGTCGGCACCGTGACCCCGAACGTGGCCCAGGCCGTCAAGGACGCGAAGTCCGGCTCGGTCGAGTTCCGCGTCGAGAAGGCCGGTATCGTTCACGCCGGCATCGGCAAGGCCTCCTTCGCTGAAGGCGATATCGAGAAGAACGTCAACGCGTTCCTCGACGCTCTCGTGAAGGCTCGCCCGTCTGGCGCAAAAGGCACCTTCGTGAAGAAGATCTCGCTCTCGTCCACCATGGGCGCTGGCGTCATGATCGACACGGCAGAGCTCTCTCAGTAA
- the rplK gene encoding 50S ribosomal protein L11, with product MAKKLLGQLKLQIPAGQANPSPPVGPALGQRGINIMEFCKAFNAKTQSMEPGLPVPVVIDYYQDKSFTFITKTPPATVLLKKAAKLKLGKKPASGAKKPGYDTVGKVTMAQVREIAEIKMADLNANDIDAAAKIIAGSARAMGIEVVE from the coding sequence ATGGCCAAGAAACTGCTGGGGCAGCTCAAGCTCCAGATCCCTGCCGGCCAGGCCAACCCGTCGCCGCCCGTCGGCCCGGCGCTCGGTCAGCGCGGCATCAACATCATGGAATTCTGCAAGGCGTTCAACGCCAAGACCCAATCCATGGAACCCGGCCTGCCGGTACCGGTCGTTATCGACTATTACCAAGACAAGTCGTTCACCTTCATCACCAAGACGCCGCCGGCGACTGTGCTGCTGAAGAAGGCTGCCAAGCTGAAGCTCGGCAAGAAGCCTGCGTCCGGCGCCAAGAAGCCGGGCTACGACACCGTCGGCAAGGTCACCATGGCCCAGGTCCGCGAAATCGCGGAAATCAAGATGGCCGACCTCAACGCCAACGACATTGACGCAGCTGCCAAGATCATCGCCGGTTCCGCCCGCGCGATGGGCATCGAAGTTGTGGAGTAG
- a CDS encoding M48 family metallopeptidase, with product MTKLIDIDSAIFEGAPRVNLSRRAIISGMAAGTVFPFISGCETNPATGRSQLLLFGDQEVASMAASAWTDMKAQTPVTANSRLKNRVLHVWEKTLHGAEQKGDIAAGQSWDVAVFDTDDVNAFVMPGNRVGVYRGITELTENDDQLSSVLGHETGHVVGRHAAERLSVTTLAQTGLAVGQIAIAQSDTLSKYGGEIGALGGAAMQFGVILPYSRNHELEADKLGVDYMHNAGYDVRQSVRLWELMDAQSKGQRPPEFMSTHPDPARRAQELVKYINYKGYALM from the coding sequence ATGACGAAACTGATCGATATCGATAGCGCCATTTTTGAAGGCGCACCGCGTGTGAACCTGTCCCGCCGGGCGATCATTTCCGGCATGGCCGCGGGCACGGTGTTTCCGTTCATCAGCGGGTGCGAGACCAATCCGGCCACCGGACGCAGCCAGCTCCTGCTGTTCGGGGATCAGGAAGTCGCCTCCATGGCGGCATCGGCCTGGACCGACATGAAGGCGCAGACACCGGTGACGGCGAACTCCCGTCTGAAAAACCGCGTCCTGCATGTCTGGGAAAAGACGCTGCATGGCGCCGAGCAGAAAGGCGACATCGCCGCCGGGCAGAGCTGGGACGTGGCCGTGTTCGACACTGACGACGTCAACGCCTTCGTTATGCCGGGCAACCGGGTCGGCGTGTATCGCGGCATCACCGAGCTGACCGAGAATGACGACCAGCTGTCCTCCGTGCTGGGCCACGAGACAGGCCATGTTGTCGGCCGTCACGCGGCAGAGCGCCTGTCAGTCACGACGCTGGCGCAGACGGGTCTTGCCGTTGGCCAGATCGCGATCGCGCAATCGGACACGCTGTCGAAATATGGCGGCGAGATCGGCGCGCTTGGCGGCGCGGCCATGCAGTTTGGCGTGATCCTGCCTTACAGCCGCAACCACGAACTCGAGGCCGACAAGCTTGGCGTCGATTACATGCACAATGCCGGCTATGACGTGCGCCAGTCCGTCCGCCTTTGGGAGCTGATGGACGCCCAGTCCAAGGGCCAGCGTCCGCCGGAATTCATGTCCACGCACCCGGACCCGGCCCGCCGCGCCCAGGAACTGGTGAAATACATCAACTACAAGGGCTACGCTCTGATGTAA
- a CDS encoding BON domain-containing protein: MKMLDYLLAPVALAGLVATGWWGLYQSPQRPANLAAQLEQDANAALARNGYDWAHVRMNGQRAVLKGAAPSEDAAMAAAETVLRAAWSGGVVIGGVTVVEVAVDPGQPVSPFVWRAEKLADGRIILSGHVPSRMIASQIEAEATRLSRGQSPENHMEVAAGAPGGNWQGVARFGLGLLTELDSGEVRLSNNTLRVGGTELDPAERARLSAQVSALAAPYRGVPLIKGLPVWTATHSADGLVLAGKVTSEARRRELVGIAQAHTAGDVIDRMEIAPDMPDDWFALAEAGLPGFARFREGQMGFYPAEGDAGFAVEGTAPASVIQFLKQDLSGPPASGLDSVPVTVWADPVDVDVPEVAGIDFAEDPAAACQSAFDAVLAANPVLFDDSGTEVSRASGAALDKLLAVSHLCPSGLLIEIHGQADSNPEAASGKARAEAVVSYLVAAGIDRQRLSAVGYGPDQSGQSNDNGGSQMTNRLIDIKVLTRSD, encoded by the coding sequence ATGAAAATGCTCGATTACCTGCTGGCGCCAGTCGCGTTGGCAGGCCTCGTGGCAACGGGATGGTGGGGGCTGTACCAGTCTCCGCAGCGGCCTGCAAACCTGGCCGCGCAGCTTGAGCAGGATGCCAACGCCGCCCTTGCCCGAAATGGATACGACTGGGCGCATGTGCGCATGAACGGCCAGCGGGCCGTGCTGAAGGGGGCTGCCCCCTCGGAGGATGCCGCCATGGCTGCCGCCGAGACGGTGCTGCGGGCCGCCTGGAGCGGTGGTGTGGTCATCGGCGGCGTGACGGTCGTGGAGGTCGCGGTCGATCCCGGCCAGCCTGTGTCGCCCTTTGTCTGGCGCGCGGAGAAGCTGGCCGACGGCCGGATCATCCTGTCGGGCCACGTGCCCTCCCGCATGATTGCCAGCCAGATCGAAGCCGAAGCTACGAGGCTCTCGCGTGGCCAGTCGCCTGAAAACCATATGGAAGTCGCCGCCGGGGCGCCGGGCGGAAACTGGCAGGGCGTCGCCCGGTTCGGGCTCGGCCTCCTGACGGAGCTGGACAGCGGCGAGGTGCGCCTCAGCAACAACACATTGCGGGTCGGCGGCACGGAACTGGACCCGGCCGAGCGCGCGCGCCTGTCGGCGCAGGTATCCGCGCTGGCCGCGCCTTACCGGGGCGTGCCGCTGATCAAGGGTCTGCCGGTCTGGACGGCAACACACAGCGCCGACGGCCTGGTCCTCGCAGGCAAAGTGACGAGCGAGGCCCGGCGCCGCGAGCTGGTTGGTATCGCGCAGGCCCACACGGCCGGTGACGTGATCGACCGGATGGAAATCGCCCCGGACATGCCGGATGACTGGTTCGCCCTGGCCGAAGCCGGCCTGCCAGGTTTTGCACGTTTCCGGGAAGGTCAGATGGGTTTCTACCCGGCCGAGGGCGATGCCGGTTTTGCGGTGGAAGGGACGGCGCCTGCCAGTGTCATCCAGTTCCTGAAACAGGATCTCTCCGGCCCGCCGGCCAGCGGACTCGATTCTGTGCCTGTCACAGTCTGGGCAGATCCCGTTGATGTGGATGTGCCGGAAGTGGCTGGGATTGATTTCGCGGAAGATCCTGCGGCGGCCTGCCAGTCAGCATTCGATGCGGTGCTGGCTGCCAATCCGGTCCTTTTCGACGACAGCGGCACAGAGGTGTCCCGCGCCAGTGGCGCGGCGCTGGATAAACTGCTGGCCGTGTCACATCTCTGCCCATCTGGCCTGTTAATCGAGATTCATGGACAGGCTGATTCGAACCCAGAGGCCGCCTCTGGCAAGGCGCGGGCAGAAGCGGTCGTGTCCTATCTGGTGGCAGCCGGGATCGATCGGCAGCGTCTGTCTGCGGTTGGCTATGGCCCGGACCAGTCCGGGCAGTCTAATGACAATGGTGGAAGTCAGATGACAAATCGCCTGATCGACATCAAGGTTCTCACACGGAGCGACTAA